One genomic window of uncultured Campylobacter sp. includes the following:
- the nhaD gene encoding sodium:proton antiporter NhaD, producing the protein MKIVGLLGLFFALAFGSGDAAGEALNLTTTWVGIACLIIFVVGYFFIATEENFHMDKAKPAIFIGTFMFLLIGFYMLANGLDVHSLQNEVNHLILEISQIVFFLMVAMTYIEALIERDVFNALKYNLVSKGYTYKKLFWLTGILAFFISPVADNLTTALILSTVLLTIDKNNVNFLVAGAINIVVAANAGGAWSPFGDITTLMAWAAGKAPFIDFFALFPASFIGWLVTAFLLARVVPEGSPHFDPATEPKVSIKKGGKVVIGLGAFTIFSAVMMHQLFHLPAMWGMMFGFSLLSLYTYVYKKTNKNEEPMHVFHYMSKIENNTLFFFFGILAAVGALHFVGFLNYAVSLYDKFGATAVNIGVGFLSAIVDNVPVMSAVLKANPMMGADAGENLSQWLLVTLTAGIGGSMISFGSAAGVGVMGKLKGIYTFGAHMRLAWTVVVGYVVSVAIWYVQFEILHLYF; encoded by the coding sequence ATGAAGATCGTCGGACTTTTGGGTCTATTTTTCGCGCTTGCTTTCGGTAGCGGCGACGCTGCGGGCGAGGCGTTAAATTTAACGACTACGTGGGTGGGTATAGCATGCCTCATTATTTTCGTCGTGGGATATTTTTTCATCGCTACGGAAGAAAATTTTCATATGGACAAGGCTAAACCGGCCATATTTATCGGTACTTTTATGTTCTTGCTCATCGGCTTTTATATGCTGGCAAACGGCCTAGACGTGCATTCGTTGCAAAATGAGGTAAATCACCTGATTTTAGAGATTTCGCAGATCGTATTTTTCCTCATGGTTGCGATGACCTATATCGAGGCGCTTATAGAGCGGGACGTGTTTAACGCGCTAAAATACAACCTCGTCTCAAAGGGCTACACGTATAAAAAGCTATTTTGGCTAACGGGTATTTTGGCGTTTTTTATCAGCCCCGTCGCCGACAATCTAACTACCGCTCTTATCCTTTCTACCGTTCTTTTAACGATAGATAAAAATAACGTAAATTTCCTAGTCGCGGGCGCTATAAACATCGTCGTAGCAGCAAACGCGGGCGGCGCGTGGAGTCCGTTCGGCGATATAACGACTCTGATGGCTTGGGCTGCGGGCAAGGCTCCGTTTATCGACTTTTTCGCGCTTTTCCCGGCCTCGTTTATCGGCTGGCTGGTTACGGCGTTTTTGCTAGCGCGCGTCGTGCCTGAGGGTAGTCCGCACTTTGACCCTGCGACGGAGCCGAAAGTAAGCATCAAAAAAGGCGGCAAAGTCGTCATTGGACTTGGCGCATTTACGATATTTTCGGCAGTTATGATGCATCAGCTTTTCCACCTACCTGCAATGTGGGGCATGATGTTTGGCTTCTCGCTTCTTAGCCTTTACACTTACGTCTACAAAAAAACTAATAAAAACGAAGAGCCTATGCACGTCTTTCACTATATGTCAAAGATCGAAAACAACACGCTTTTCTTCTTCTTCGGTATCCTTGCCGCCGTGGGCGCGTTGCACTTCGTAGGATTTTTAAATTACGCCGTTTCGCTTTACGATAAATTCGGCGCCACTGCCGTAAATATAGGAGTCGGCTTCCTATCCGCTATCGTGGATAACGTCCCTGTTATGTCCGCCGTACTAAAAGCAAATCCTATGATGGGCGCAGATGCGGGCGAAAATTTAAGCCAGTGGCTACTAGTTACCTTAACTGCCGGTATCGGCGGGTCTATGATAAGCTTTGGTTCGGCTGCCGGCGTAGGCGTGATGGGCAAACTAAAGGGCATATATACCTTCGGCGCGCATATGAGGCTTGCTTGGACGGTAGTAGTCGGCTACGTAGTATCCGTGGCGATTTGGTACGTGCAGTTTGAAATTTTGCATTTA